From the Nodularia sphaerocarpa UHCC 0038 genome, the window AAGGGTCAAAAATAAAATGCTTGCTGTGACTTGGTTTTGACATTTTGTCGTGTCCTAACCGCTTTTGCTGTTGCGGTTGTCTTCCTGTCCCCTAATTTTATTTCAAAGCAACTTTGATATTTGCCACTGAAACTGCGTTAGTTGTTGATTCGGCATCAGCTTGGGCTGATACGGCTGAACCTTTTAACCACAGTGCTAGAGAAGGAGCTACACCTAGTACAAAGCCTAATCCTACAGGAATGGTGAAACCAGCAGCTAAACTCATGACTGTAGCAAAGCCAAAGTTAGCCAAATATACTACTAAGGGTACATTGAGTTGCGATCGCTCAAACTTGATAGGGTTGCTGTTCCATAGCAAAGCAGCCACAGTCATAAACACAGCACCAGTACCCAACCAGCCCACAAAGTTTTGATAAGGCATTCCAAAGAAAGGCCCTGGTTGTTGCCAATACCAGAAAGGCAGAGAAGTTTGGCTCATAGCCGGGTCTAGCACAAAATCCCAAGAAGTCAACAGCAAAGAACCCAAACCGATAGCACAAATATGTCGCCACAAGCTAGGTTTTGTATCCACTTCTAAACCAGCACGCGCCAGCAGGTAAGAAGAGCATCCCACATAAAACCATGACAGGGGAATTGTGAACGGCACTAAACCAGCAATTTTATAGCCCAAGCCACTCAGATAGCTGTAGTGACCGAAAGGAAAGCCTGTGCTGGTTCCTAGTAATTCACTACCCAAAGAAATAAATATTGCAGGTAGCATAAATGCCAAGATTCTACCCAAACCCAAGGTTCGCAAACCATACAAAAATACAGCTGCTGTTCCCAAGATCATATAGACTACACCACCGCCTGCCATACTCCACTGAATGGCGGTTTGTCCAAATTCAGATAAATGGAAGATTACTTCGGCATTAGGTACAACTAGTAGTATTCCTACTAACCCAAAAACCATGGACACGATATGACCAATCAGGCATACGCGCTCCGCAATTACAAGTTGTTTCATGATAAGTCCTTAACAAAATGTGACATATAGCTACTCGGCTGTTAATAGTTTACAAATATTTACGCAAATATTTAACTAGTTTATGCCAT encodes:
- the cruF gene encoding gamma-carotene 1'-hydroxylase CruF encodes the protein MKQLVIAERVCLIGHIVSMVFGLVGILLVVPNAEVIFHLSEFGQTAIQWSMAGGGVVYMILGTAAVFLYGLRTLGLGRILAFMLPAIFISLGSELLGTSTGFPFGHYSYLSGLGYKIAGLVPFTIPLSWFYVGCSSYLLARAGLEVDTKPSLWRHICAIGLGSLLLTSWDFVLDPAMSQTSLPFWYWQQPGPFFGMPYQNFVGWLGTGAVFMTVAALLWNSNPIKFERSQLNVPLVVYLANFGFATVMSLAAGFTIPVGLGFVLGVAPSLALWLKGSAVSAQADAESTTNAVSVANIKVALK